A genomic window from Caballeronia sp. SBC1 includes:
- the greA gene encoding transcription elongation factor GreA, which translates to MSTVPLTKRGAALLRDELQRLKSVERPAVVNSIAEARAQGDLSENAEYDAAKEKQGFIEGRIAEIESKLAGAQVIDPTAVEADGRVIFGATVELEETATGDMVTYQIVGDDEADIDHGLISISSPIARALIGKTEGDVASVQAPSGAREYEIIAVKYV; encoded by the coding sequence ATGAGCACAGTTCCTTTGACTAAACGCGGCGCAGCGTTGCTGCGCGACGAATTGCAACGCCTCAAATCCGTGGAGCGTCCGGCTGTCGTGAATTCGATCGCCGAAGCCCGCGCGCAGGGCGATCTGTCGGAAAACGCCGAATACGACGCGGCCAAGGAGAAGCAGGGCTTTATCGAGGGCCGTATTGCCGAGATCGAGTCGAAGCTGGCCGGCGCGCAAGTTATCGACCCCACCGCCGTGGAAGCCGACGGGCGCGTGATCTTCGGTGCGACGGTCGAGCTGGAAGAGACGGCCACGGGCGACATGGTCACGTACCAGATCGTCGGCGACGACGAAGCTGACATTGATCACGGACTGATCTCCATCAGCTCGCCCATCGCCCGTGCGCTGATTGGCAAGACCGAGGGCGACGTAGCGTCCGTGCAGGCTCCGAGCGGCGCGCGCGAGTACGAAATCATCGCGGTCAAGTACGTCTGA
- a CDS encoding DUF4149 domain-containing protein, giving the protein MAHRFFRIIAMIWVGSVLALGYVAAPVLFSMLDRTSAGSVAAQLFRIEGFLGVICALLLLVLANRLVRTGFAEYKRTRWVIAGMLLCVLIGYFALQPFMNALRVAAQEGGMELAQSPYASRFGMLHGVSSAFYLVESVLGLVLFWRLPPERFPTQSVIPKGKTASVAARRARG; this is encoded by the coding sequence ATGGCCCATCGATTCTTTCGAATCATCGCCATGATCTGGGTCGGCAGCGTGCTGGCGCTCGGATACGTGGCGGCGCCGGTATTGTTCAGCATGCTTGACCGGACGTCGGCGGGATCGGTGGCGGCGCAACTGTTTCGCATTGAGGGATTCCTCGGCGTGATCTGCGCGCTGCTGCTGCTGGTATTGGCCAACCGCCTCGTTCGAACGGGTTTCGCCGAATACAAGCGGACGCGCTGGGTCATCGCGGGCATGCTGCTGTGCGTGCTGATTGGCTATTTCGCGCTGCAACCGTTCATGAACGCGCTGCGGGTGGCGGCTCAGGAAGGCGGGATGGAACTCGCGCAATCGCCGTATGCAAGCCGCTTTGGCATGCTGCACGGCGTATCCAGCGCGTTCTACCTGGTGGAGAGCGTTCTGGGATTGGTGCTGTTCTGGCGCTTGCCGCCGGAACGGTTTCCCACGCAATCGGTCATTCCGAAGGGAAAGACGGCCAGCGTCGCGGCACGCCGCGCGCGGGGTTAA
- a CDS encoding YhbY family RNA-binding protein, which translates to MPALKLSPAERADLRSQAHALKPVVLVGGEGLTEAVLAEIEVHLAAHQLIKIRVFGDDREARVAAYAEICDRLNAAPIQQIGKLLVVWRPESDEAAKPSRAAGVRGANRIAPPSAGEAAAETSSKGRAPRVVKVVKITRDAPVVRKPKKQKLLVRGNERVTAGGNVKRAKKRLPSAKRHHQSSK; encoded by the coding sequence ATGCCAGCTCTCAAACTTTCTCCCGCCGAACGCGCCGACCTGCGCTCCCAGGCTCACGCGCTCAAGCCCGTCGTACTCGTTGGCGGCGAAGGGCTGACCGAGGCCGTACTGGCCGAGATCGAGGTGCACCTTGCGGCACACCAGCTCATCAAGATCCGCGTGTTCGGTGACGACCGCGAAGCCCGCGTCGCAGCCTACGCCGAAATCTGCGACCGGCTGAACGCCGCGCCGATCCAGCAAATAGGCAAGTTGCTCGTTGTATGGCGGCCGGAAAGCGACGAAGCTGCCAAGCCTTCACGTGCTGCCGGTGTTCGTGGCGCCAATCGCATCGCCCCTCCGAGCGCGGGCGAAGCCGCTGCGGAAACCTCGTCGAAGGGACGTGCGCCGCGTGTGGTCAAGGTCGTCAAGATCACGCGTGACGCGCCTGTGGTCCGTAAGCCGAAGAAGCAAAAGCTGTTGGTTCGCGGCAACGAACGCGTAACGGCTGGCGGTAACGTCAAACGCGCAAAGAAACGTCTGCCGAGCGCCAAACGTCACCATCAATCGTCGAAATAA